Proteins encoded by one window of Anticarsia gemmatalis isolate Benzon Research Colony breed Stoneville strain chromosome 15, ilAntGemm2 primary, whole genome shotgun sequence:
- the LOC142978720 gene encoding alpha-tocopherol transfer protein-like: MPEVDDCRELATIKDWLCKQPHLPHDVEDILLRRFLTSCGHSMERAKRTIDLFFTIRANGPELFCKRDPWSAEIRRVFEITDMLPLPIKTKENYRVFIYRLSIPDLEHFNFVDAVKTFFMLADTRLTEDDDIPSGEIPIFDAANVSLKFIPKVNLSALRKYMMYTQEAMPIRLKQVHVINVPSYIGKIYAICKPFLKTEVAKLIKFHEPNSNTLYSDISQDILPTEYGGKAGSVDSIKRFWIKKMEAKRDWFLANDKRWAVEESMRPTGNHDARVDKVRELPGSFRSLALD; the protein is encoded by the exons atgCCTGAAGTAGACGATTGCCGGGAACTGGCCACGATCAAAGATTGGCTCTGCAAGCAACCGCATCTACCTCATGATGTTG AGGACATTCTTCTCCGTCGCTTCCTGACAAGTTGCGGTCACAGCATGGAGCGTGCAAAGAGGACCATCGACCTGTTCTTCACAATCCGCGCAAATGGACCTGAATTGTTCTGCAAGAGAGACCCTTGGTCAGCGGAGATCCGACGTGTCTTCGAGATTAC AGACATGTTGCCTCTCCCTATAAAGACGAAAGAGAACTACCGAGTCTTCATCTACCGGCTGAGTATTCCCGATCTCGAACACTTCAACTTCGTCGATGCAGTCAAGACATTCTTCATGTTAGCAGACACTCGGTTGACAGAAGACGACGATATACCTTCGGGAGAAATCCCGATCTTTGACGCAGCGAATGTTTCACTCAAGTTCATTCCAAAAGTGAATTTGTCCGCTCTTAGAAAATACATGATGTACACACAG GAGGCGATGCCGATTAGACTAAAGCAGGTGCACGTCATCAACGTTCCGTCATACATCGGCAAGATCTACGCCATCTGCAAACCGTTCCTAAAGACTGAAGTCGCTAAACTg ATAAAATTCCACGAGCCGAATTCCAACACTCTGTACTCAGACATCTCACAAGACATCCTACCTACTGAATATGGGGGTAAAGCTGGCTCCGTGGACTCTATCAAACGTTTCTGGATCAAGAAGATGGAAGCCAAGAG GGATTGGTTCTTGGCAAATGACAAGCGGTGGGCAGTCGAAGAGTCGATGAGACCGACAGGCAACCACGACGCCAGAGTAGACAAAGTACGAGAACTGCCCGGCTCCTTCAGATCCCTTGCACTGGACTAG
- the LOC142978721 gene encoding alpha-tocopherol transfer protein-like has product MSQVNDRDVEAIRDWLAKEPSLPKTFDDLTLRKFLFSCHCSLERTKNCIEEFCTRRSNMPEVYTNRDPMSKRMQGTFSSINVTTYMAGKDEILIHRMVEITKDFDFYDCLKAFTVMADNWIELKMDVLPENHIVILDMNLYTLSLVSKINIFYFQKFLLFLLESMPVRLKQVHAVNCPSFYEYLYNLVKPALPDYLVQMIKFHTDPTGLHKYMDKKYLPKEYGGEAESMSDQHATWLNDIYENRKHFMNDDFWKADLSKKPKKNGVETTAMSGSFRTLAID; this is encoded by the exons ATGTCTCAAGTCAACGATCGGGATGTTGAAGCTATCAGAGACTGGCTGGCAAAAGAACCATCTCTACCTAAAACTTTTG ATGACTTAACACTGAGGAAGTTTCTGTTCAGTTGCCACTGCAGTTTAGAGAGAACTAAGAACTGTATTGAAGAGTTCTGCACACGAAGGTCCAATATGCCCGAGGTTTACACCAACAGAGATCCTATGTCCAAGAGGATGCAAGGCACGTTTTCAAGCAT AAACGTCACAACATACATGGCTGGTAAAGATGAGATACTAATTCACCGAATGGTTGAAATCACTAAAGACTTTGACTTTTACGACTGCCTGAAAGCCTTCACAGTTATGGCCGACAACTGGATCGAACTTAAAATGGATGTGTTACCAGAAAACCACATCGTTATATTGGACATGAATCTGTATACTCTTTCGCTGGTgtccaaaataaatatcttctaTTTCCAGAAATTTCTTCTGTTTTTATTG GAAAGTATGCCGGTGAGATTGAAGCAAGTGCACGCGGTCAACTGCCCATCGTTCTATGAATATTTGTACAACCTCGTGAAGCCTGCGCTACCGGATTATCTTGTACAAAtg ATTAAATTCCACACGGATCCTACAGGACTGCATAAGTACATGGATAAGAAGTATTTGCCCAAAGAATATGGCGGCGAAGCAGAGAGCATGTCAGACCAACATGCTACTTGGCTCAATGACATTTATGAAAATAG aaaacaCTTCATGAATGACGATTTCTGGAAGGCAGACCTCAGCAAAAAACCGAAGAAAAATGGCGTTGAAACTACAGCTATGAGTGGATCTTTCAGAACTTTGGCAATTGACTGA